A DNA window from Streptomyces asoensis contains the following coding sequences:
- a CDS encoding mycoredoxin — MLGTVTMYSTTWCGYCQRLKKQLDREGIGYTEINIEQDPESAAFVEKANGGNQTVPTVLFPDGSTLTNPSLAQVKQKIGA; from the coding sequence ATGCTGGGCACTGTGACGATGTACAGCACCACCTGGTGCGGCTACTGCCAGCGGCTGAAGAAGCAGCTGGACCGCGAGGGCATCGGATACACCGAGATCAACATCGAGCAGGACCCGGAGTCCGCGGCGTTCGTGGAGAAGGCGAATGGCGGAAACCAGACGGTTCCGACCGTGCTGTTCCCCGACGGGTCGACGCTGACGAACCCGTCGCTGGCGCAGGTGAAGCAGAAGATCGGCGCGTGA
- the nudC gene encoding NAD(+) diphosphatase gives MTTWTDQNADRPISLTAPSGVDRAAHHRLDEAWLAAAWSHPTTRCFVVSGGQVLIDETSDGRTELVMTPSFEAPLTEAHRYFLGTDEDGVSYFALQKDALPGRIDQSARPAGLREAGLLLSPRDTGLMVHAVALENWQRLHRFCSRCGERTVIAAAGHIRRCPACGAEHYPRTDPAVIMAVTDEEDRILLGRQVHWPEGRFSTLAGFVEPGESIEQSVRREVFEEAGVTVGQVDYIASQPWPFPSSLMLGFMARATSTEIDVDGDEIHEARWFSRDELGAAFEAGEVLPPYGISIAARLIELWYGKPLPTRSLV, from the coding sequence GTGACCACCTGGACCGACCAGAACGCCGATCGACCCATCTCGCTCACCGCGCCCAGCGGTGTCGACCGCGCCGCCCACCACCGGCTCGACGAGGCCTGGCTGGCCGCGGCGTGGAGCCACCCCACGACGCGCTGCTTCGTCGTCTCCGGCGGCCAGGTCCTCATCGACGAGACGTCCGACGGCCGCACCGAACTCGTCATGACCCCGTCGTTCGAGGCGCCCCTCACCGAGGCGCACCGCTACTTCCTGGGGACCGACGAGGACGGCGTCAGCTACTTCGCCCTCCAGAAGGACGCGCTGCCGGGCCGCATCGACCAGTCCGCCCGCCCGGCCGGTCTGCGCGAGGCCGGTCTGCTGCTGTCGCCGCGCGACACCGGACTGATGGTCCACGCGGTGGCGCTGGAGAACTGGCAGCGTCTGCACCGCTTCTGCTCGCGCTGCGGCGAGCGGACCGTGATCGCCGCCGCCGGTCACATCCGCCGCTGCCCCGCCTGCGGTGCCGAGCACTACCCGCGCACCGATCCTGCGGTGATCATGGCCGTCACGGACGAGGAGGACCGCATCCTCCTGGGCCGCCAGGTCCACTGGCCCGAGGGCCGCTTCTCGACCCTCGCCGGATTCGTCGAGCCCGGCGAGTCCATCGAGCAGTCCGTGCGACGCGAGGTCTTCGAGGAGGCCGGCGTCACCGTCGGACAGGTCGACTACATCGCCAGCCAGCCGTGGCCGTTCCCGTCCAGCCTCATGCTGGGCTTCATGGCCCGCGCCACCTCGACCGAGATCGACGTCGACGGCGACGAGATCCACGAGGCCCGCTGGTTCTCACGCGACGAACTCGGCGCCGCGTTCGAGGCCGGCGAGGTGCTGCCCCCCTACGGCATCTCCATCGCGGCCCGGCTGATCGAGCTCTGGTACGGCAAGCCCCTGCCGACGCGCAGCCTCGTCTGA
- a CDS encoding dipeptidase: MSHTVDSAVSAVRTYIEQHRAAFLDDLAEWLRIPSVSAQPDHAPDVRRSADWLAAKLTETGFPTVEVWQTPGAPAVYAQWPSGDPQAPTVLVYGHHDVQPAAREDGWDTDPFEPAVLGNRLHARGAADDKGQVFFHTLGVRAHLAATGRSAPAVNLKLLIEGEEESGSPNFRALVEERAERLAADAVVVSDTGMWSEDTPTVCTGMRGIAECEIRLFGPDQDIHSGSFGGAVPNPATEVARLVAALHDEHARVAVPGFYDGVVELTDRECELFAELPFDEARWLRTARSHAAYGEAGHTTLERVWARPTAEVNGIGGGYQGAGSKTIIPSSAFVKLSFRLVAGQDPEHVQKAVRVWAAERLPAGIRHEITFSPATRPCLTPLDHPALRSVVRAMGRAFEGPVRFTREGGSGPAADLQEVLGAPVLFLGISVPSDGWHAPNEKVELDLLFKGVETSAHLWGDLADTWRRAP, encoded by the coding sequence ATGAGCCATACCGTTGACAGTGCCGTCAGCGCCGTTCGCACGTACATCGAGCAGCACCGCGCGGCCTTCCTCGACGACCTCGCCGAGTGGCTGCGCATCCCGTCGGTGTCCGCCCAGCCCGACCACGCCCCCGACGTGCGGCGCAGCGCCGACTGGCTCGCGGCGAAGCTGACGGAGACCGGCTTCCCGACCGTCGAGGTCTGGCAGACCCCGGGCGCGCCGGCCGTCTACGCGCAGTGGCCGTCCGGCGATCCGCAGGCCCCCACCGTCCTGGTCTACGGCCACCACGACGTGCAGCCCGCCGCCCGCGAGGACGGCTGGGACACCGACCCCTTCGAGCCCGCCGTCCTCGGCAACCGCCTCCACGCGCGGGGCGCGGCCGACGACAAGGGCCAGGTCTTCTTCCACACCCTGGGCGTCCGCGCCCACCTCGCCGCCACCGGCCGCAGTGCCCCCGCCGTCAACCTCAAGCTGCTGATCGAGGGCGAGGAGGAGTCCGGCTCCCCGAACTTCCGCGCCCTGGTCGAGGAGCGGGCCGAGCGGCTCGCGGCGGACGCGGTGGTCGTCTCCGACACCGGGATGTGGTCCGAGGACACCCCCACGGTCTGCACCGGCATGCGCGGCATCGCCGAGTGCGAGATCCGGCTCTTCGGGCCCGACCAGGACATCCACTCCGGGTCCTTCGGCGGCGCCGTGCCCAACCCGGCCACCGAGGTCGCCCGCCTCGTCGCGGCCCTGCACGACGAGCACGCGCGCGTGGCCGTTCCCGGCTTCTACGACGGCGTCGTCGAGCTCACCGACCGGGAGTGCGAGCTCTTCGCCGAGCTGCCGTTCGACGAGGCCCGGTGGCTGCGCACCGCCCGGTCGCACGCGGCGTACGGCGAGGCGGGACACACCACCCTGGAGCGCGTCTGGGCCCGCCCCACCGCCGAGGTCAACGGCATCGGCGGCGGCTACCAGGGCGCCGGCAGCAAGACGATCATCCCTTCCTCGGCCTTCGTGAAACTGTCCTTCCGGCTGGTCGCGGGCCAGGACCCGGAGCACGTGCAGAAGGCCGTGCGGGTCTGGGCCGCCGAGCGTCTGCCCGCCGGGATCCGCCACGAGATCACCTTCAGCCCGGCCACGCGCCCGTGTCTCACCCCGCTCGACCACCCGGCGCTGCGGTCCGTGGTCCGCGCCATGGGCCGTGCCTTCGAAGGACCCGTCCGCTTCACCAGGGAGGGCGGTTCGGGACCGGCCGCCGACCTCCAGGAGGTCCTCGGCGCCCCCGTGCTCTTCCTGGGCATCTCCGTCCCCTCGGACGGCTGGCACGCGCCGAACGAGAAGGTCGAGCTGGATCTGCTGTTCAAGGGCGTCGAGACCAGCGCCCACCTCTGGGGGGACCTGGCCGACACCTGGCGTCGTGCGCCCTGA
- a CDS encoding ATP-dependent DNA helicase has product MPARINDPEQLKELLGIPFTPEQTACIVAPPAPQVIVAGAGSGKTTVMAARVVWLVGTGQVAPDQVLGLTFTNKAAGELAERVRKALVRAGVTDPDLIDPDDPPGEPVISTYHAFAGRLLTDHGLRIGLEPTSRLLADATRYQLAARVLREAPGPYPSLTRSFADLISDLLALDAELAEHLVRPEDLRAWDAGLLGALAGARLTNADLRKVPETAAARRELADLVLRYRAAKRERDLLDFGDQIALAARLAQVPEVGPLLRDEFRVVLLDEYQDTSVAQRVLLAGLFGGGTGHPVTAVGDPCQAIYGWRGASVANLDDFPEHFAHADGGTARRQSLSENRRSGGRLLDLANGLAEPLRAMHAGVEALRPAPGAERDGVVRCALLDTHAEEMDWIADSVAHLVRTGKAPGEIAVLCRTATDFAEIQAALVARDVPVEVVGLSGLLHLPEVADLVAVCEVLQDPGANASLVRLLTGPRWRIGPRDLALLGRRARLLVTHARGGDDDPDRRLAEAVEGVDPSEVISLADALDTFLETPLYSDGGTGDDDGLPFSPDARVRFARLATELRDLRRSLADPLMDVLHRVLAVTGLEVELSASPHALAARRRETLSNFLDVAASFAATESQASLLAFLAFLRTAAQYEKGLDNALPGGENTVKVLTAHKSKGLEWDVVVVPGLVTGTFPSGQGREKWTAQAKVLPHELRGDADTLPGLDSFDARGMKAFHEAMKDHQHTEELRLGYVTFTRPRSLLLGSGHWWGPTQKKPRGPSAFLHALHDHCAAGHGEIEAWADEPAEDEENPVLHRATADQVWPLPLDDDALARRRAAAETVLAHLEDLASHQDGHPGAAHDPDTYEDPDWPPPSDEDDPAHGQHDHEPPYDEPPYDEAPYDEPGYDDSPYDASPDDDAPPGGPPHGESDPFDEARFAETPFDDAPFDDAPGRDPARPGRPTVPHQATAPEAPAARARRTSLTPEEARAVASWDRDLDALAGELLRARRSVTDVPLPTTLTASQVLRLAADPDGLAQELARPMPRPPQPAARRGTRFHAWVEARFEELTLPLLEPHELPGDDADIADERDLEELKEAFERTEYAHRTPYRVEAPFQLALAGRVVRGRIDAVYKEGDGDTATYDIVDWKTHRARTADPLQLALYRLAWAEQQGVPVESVTAAFLYVRSGDVVRPEGLPDRAALERLLTGEEGSGGGVDGPAARADGARGPGEDDRAGR; this is encoded by the coding sequence ATGCCCGCCCGCATCAACGATCCCGAGCAGCTCAAGGAGCTCCTCGGGATCCCCTTCACCCCGGAGCAGACGGCCTGCATCGTCGCGCCGCCCGCCCCGCAGGTGATCGTGGCCGGAGCCGGGTCGGGCAAGACGACGGTGATGGCCGCGCGCGTGGTGTGGCTGGTCGGCACCGGCCAGGTGGCTCCCGACCAGGTCCTCGGTCTGACCTTCACCAACAAGGCCGCCGGGGAACTCGCCGAGCGCGTCCGCAAGGCACTGGTCAGGGCGGGCGTGACCGACCCCGACCTCATCGACCCCGACGACCCGCCGGGCGAACCGGTGATCTCCACCTACCACGCCTTCGCGGGCCGCCTCCTGACCGACCACGGTCTGCGCATCGGTCTGGAACCGACGTCCCGCCTGCTCGCCGACGCCACCCGCTACCAGCTCGCCGCACGCGTCCTGCGCGAGGCCCCCGGCCCCTACCCCTCGCTCACCCGCTCCTTCGCCGACCTGATCAGCGACCTCCTCGCGCTCGACGCCGAACTGGCCGAACACCTCGTACGGCCCGAGGACCTGCGCGCGTGGGACGCCGGACTGCTCGGCGCACTCGCAGGCGCCAGGCTCACCAACGCCGACCTGCGCAAGGTGCCCGAGACGGCCGCCGCCCGGCGCGAACTGGCCGACCTGGTGCTGCGCTACCGCGCCGCCAAACGGGAACGCGACCTGCTCGACTTCGGCGACCAGATCGCCCTGGCGGCCCGGCTCGCCCAGGTTCCCGAGGTGGGGCCGCTGCTGCGCGACGAGTTCCGCGTCGTCCTCCTCGACGAGTACCAGGACACCTCGGTCGCCCAGCGCGTCCTCCTGGCCGGCCTCTTCGGCGGCGGCACCGGGCACCCCGTGACCGCCGTCGGCGACCCCTGCCAGGCCATCTACGGCTGGCGCGGGGCCTCCGTCGCCAACCTCGACGACTTCCCCGAACACTTCGCGCACGCCGACGGCGGCACGGCCCGCCGCCAGTCCCTCAGCGAGAACCGCCGCAGCGGCGGCCGCCTCCTGGACCTCGCCAACGGCCTGGCCGAACCGCTGCGCGCCATGCACGCGGGCGTGGAGGCACTGCGCCCGGCCCCCGGCGCCGAACGCGACGGAGTGGTCCGCTGCGCCCTGCTCGACACCCACGCCGAGGAGATGGACTGGATCGCCGACTCCGTCGCCCACCTCGTGCGCACCGGCAAGGCCCCCGGCGAGATCGCCGTGCTGTGCCGCACGGCCACGGACTTCGCGGAGATCCAGGCCGCCCTGGTCGCCCGGGACGTCCCCGTCGAGGTCGTCGGACTCTCCGGACTGCTGCACCTGCCCGAGGTCGCCGACCTCGTCGCCGTCTGCGAGGTCCTCCAGGACCCCGGCGCCAACGCCTCGCTGGTCCGCCTGCTCACCGGCCCGCGCTGGCGCATCGGCCCCCGCGACCTCGCCCTCCTGGGACGGCGGGCACGGCTGCTCGTGACCCACGCGCGCGGGGGCGACGACGACCCGGACCGCCGCCTCGCCGAGGCCGTCGAGGGGGTCGACCCGTCCGAGGTGATATCGCTCGCGGACGCCCTCGACACCTTCCTGGAGACCCCCCTCTACAGCGACGGCGGTACCGGGGACGACGACGGACTGCCCTTCTCGCCCGACGCGCGCGTACGGTTCGCGCGACTGGCCACCGAGCTGCGCGACCTGCGCCGCTCCCTGGCCGACCCGCTCATGGACGTCCTGCACCGCGTGCTCGCCGTCACCGGCCTGGAGGTCGAACTGTCGGCCTCCCCGCACGCCCTGGCCGCCCGGCGCCGCGAGACGCTGTCCAACTTCCTCGACGTCGCCGCCTCCTTCGCCGCGACCGAGAGCCAGGCGAGCCTGCTGGCCTTCCTCGCCTTCCTGCGCACCGCCGCCCAGTACGAGAAGGGCCTCGACAACGCCCTCCCCGGCGGAGAGAACACCGTCAAGGTGCTCACCGCGCACAAGTCCAAGGGCCTGGAGTGGGACGTCGTCGTCGTCCCCGGTCTGGTCACCGGCACGTTCCCCAGCGGCCAGGGCCGCGAGAAGTGGACGGCCCAGGCCAAGGTGCTGCCGCACGAACTGCGCGGCGACGCCGACACCCTCCCCGGCCTCGACTCCTTCGACGCGCGCGGCATGAAGGCCTTCCACGAGGCCATGAAGGACCACCAGCACACCGAGGAGCTCCGCCTCGGCTACGTCACCTTCACCCGCCCGCGCTCGCTGCTCCTCGGCTCCGGCCACTGGTGGGGTCCCACCCAGAAGAAGCCCCGCGGCCCGTCCGCCTTCCTCCACGCGCTCCACGACCACTGCGCGGCCGGACACGGCGAGATCGAGGCCTGGGCGGACGAGCCGGCCGAGGACGAGGAGAACCCCGTCCTGCACCGCGCGACGGCCGACCAGGTGTGGCCGCTCCCCCTGGACGACGACGCCCTCGCCCGCCGCCGGGCCGCCGCCGAGACCGTCCTCGCGCACCTGGAGGACCTCGCCTCCCACCAGGACGGTCACCCCGGCGCCGCCCACGACCCGGACACCTACGAGGACCCGGACTGGCCACCGCCCTCGGACGAGGACGACCCCGCCCACGGGCAGCACGACCACGAGCCCCCCTACGACGAGCCTCCGTACGACGAGGCTCCCTACGACGAGCCCGGGTACGACGACTCCCCGTACGACGCGTCCCCGGACGACGACGCGCCCCCCGGCGGTCCGCCGCACGGCGAGTCCGACCCGTTCGACGAGGCCCGGTTCGCGGAGACCCCCTTCGACGACGCGCCCTTCGACGACGCCCCCGGCCGGGACCCGGCCCGGCCCGGCCGTCCCACCGTGCCCCACCAGGCGACCGCCCCCGAGGCCCCCGCGGCCCGTGCGCGCCGGACCTCCCTCACCCCCGAGGAGGCCCGCGCCGTCGCCTCCTGGGACCGCGACCTCGACGCGCTCGCCGGAGAGCTGCTGCGCGCCCGCCGCAGCGTCACGGACGTGCCCCTGCCCACCACCCTCACCGCCTCGCAGGTGCTGCGGCTGGCCGCCGACCCCGACGGGCTCGCGCAGGAACTCGCGCGCCCCATGCCACGCCCCCCGCAACCCGCCGCGCGCCGGGGCACCCGGTTCCACGCCTGGGTGGAGGCCCGTTTCGAGGAGTTGACGCTCCCGCTGCTGGAGCCGCACGAGCTGCCCGGCGACGACGCCGATATCGCCGACGAACGAGACCTGGAAGAGCTCAAGGAGGCCTTCGAGCGCACCGAGTACGCCCACCGCACCCCCTACCGCGTCGAGGCCCCCTTCCAGCTCGCCCTCGCCGGCCGCGTCGTCCGGGGCCGGATCGACGCCGTCTACAAGGAAGGCGACGGAGACACGGCCACGTACGACATCGTCGACTGGAAGACCCACCGCGCCCGCACCGCCGACCCGCTCCAGCTCGCCCTCTACCGGCTCGCCTGGGCCGAGCAGCAGGGGGTCCCCGTGGAATCCGTCACAGCGGCGTTCCTCTATGTGCGCAGCGGGGACGTCGTCCGACCGGAGGGTCTGCCCGATCGTGCCGCGCTGGAGCGCCTGTTGACCGGGGAAGAGGGCTCCGGGGGCGGCGTCGACGGCCCGGCCGCGCGGGCGGACGGCGCGCGAGGGCCCGGCGAGGACGACCGCGCGGGCCGATAG
- a CDS encoding ATP-dependent helicase translates to MSSSFSTSRLSYPQGRQGNRGAHRLVRTPPVRVDPPQLDAAQRSVVDHGSGPLLVLAGPGTGKTTTLVESVAARVARGGDPERILVLTFSRKAAVELRDRMAHRMGAARAPRATTFHSYCYALVRAHQDADLFVEPLRLLSGPEQDVAVRELLAGQLDLQRLGLAHVRWPDELRACLTTRGFADEVRAVLARSRELGLDPAALDAFAHRIGRPDWRAAASFLAEYLDVLDLHGVIDYAELVHRAVLLAHRRETAGRLAAQYDAVFVDEYQDTDPAQVRLLRALAGGGRDLVAFGDPDQSIYTFRGADVNGILDFPEDFPRPDGRPAPVEVLRTSRRSGAGLLAATRLLTQRMPLTRLPAEKVRAHRELTAARDGGRVEVYTYPTTGTELDNVADILRRAHLEDGVPWSGMAVLVRAGARTIPTVRRALTAAGVPLDIDGDDLPLRHEPAVAPLLTALRAVATAEASAPPPEGEDADAASRACWLDTETALTLLASPLAGMDAADLRRLGRALREEERAAGDPLPPPSDELLTRALAEPERLVAHDPTYARGAQRLGALLATAREGLARGGTAEEALWALWDGTPWPGRLERAARRGGAAGRNADRDLDAVCALFATAARAEERTGGRGALNFLAEIEAEDIAADTLARRAVRPDAVRLMTAHRAKGLEWRLVVVAGVQEGLWPDLRRRGSLLEADRIGRDGLAEPLTPGALLAEERRLFYVAATRARERLVVTAVKAPADDGDQPSRFLTELGVEPKDVTGRPRRPLAVAALVAELRATTVDPRASAVLREAAARRLARLAALADEDGRPLVPAAHPYRWWGMFEPTESKVPLRDRDQPVVLSGSALDQLANTCALQWFLGREVKADAPATAAQGFGNVVHVLADEVASGHTPADLDVLMERLDSVWNALAFDAPWKSAQEKTHARVALERFLKWHVMDRAGRTPVASEHDFDVTLEAGGYEVRIRGQMDRVEADADGRAYVVDFKTGKHAPTAREVERHPQLAVYQLAVREGALDEAFDGVRPAPGGAELVQLRQSAAKRDGGESLPKVQAQEALDGGSGEWVGELLATAAGKVLDERFTPTSGQQCTHCAFRASCSARPEGRHVVE, encoded by the coding sequence GTGAGCTCCTCTTTCTCCACCAGCCGTCTGTCGTACCCCCAGGGGCGACAGGGGAACCGTGGCGCTCACCGACTGGTGCGTACCCCGCCGGTCCGGGTGGATCCCCCTCAGCTGGACGCCGCACAGCGCTCCGTGGTTGACCACGGGTCCGGCCCCCTGCTCGTCCTCGCGGGCCCGGGAACCGGGAAGACCACCACGCTGGTCGAGTCCGTGGCGGCCCGTGTCGCCCGGGGCGGCGACCCCGAGCGCATCCTGGTGCTCACCTTCAGCCGCAAGGCCGCCGTGGAACTGCGCGACCGGATGGCGCACCGCATGGGCGCCGCCCGCGCCCCCCGGGCGACCACCTTCCACTCCTACTGCTACGCCCTGGTCCGCGCCCATCAGGACGCCGACCTGTTCGTGGAACCCCTGCGGCTGCTGTCCGGCCCCGAACAGGACGTCGCCGTCCGCGAGCTGCTCGCCGGCCAGCTCGACCTGCAACGGCTCGGCCTCGCGCACGTGCGCTGGCCGGACGAGCTGCGCGCCTGCCTGACCACACGCGGCTTCGCCGACGAGGTCCGCGCCGTCCTCGCCCGCAGCCGCGAACTGGGCCTCGACCCGGCCGCCCTGGACGCCTTCGCGCACCGCATCGGCCGCCCCGACTGGCGCGCCGCCGCCTCCTTCCTCGCCGAGTACCTCGACGTGCTGGACCTGCACGGAGTGATCGACTACGCGGAACTCGTCCACCGCGCGGTCCTCCTCGCCCACCGCCGCGAGACGGCCGGGCGGCTCGCCGCGCAGTACGACGCCGTGTTCGTCGACGAGTACCAGGACACCGACCCCGCCCAGGTGCGGCTGCTGCGCGCCCTCGCGGGCGGCGGCCGCGACCTCGTCGCCTTCGGCGACCCCGACCAGTCGATCTACACCTTCCGCGGCGCCGACGTGAACGGCATCCTCGACTTCCCCGAGGACTTCCCCCGCCCGGACGGCCGTCCCGCCCCCGTGGAGGTCCTGCGCACCTCCCGCCGCTCGGGCGCCGGCCTGCTGGCCGCCACCCGGCTGCTCACCCAGCGGATGCCCCTGACCCGCCTGCCCGCCGAGAAGGTCCGTGCCCACCGCGAACTGACCGCCGCACGCGACGGCGGCCGGGTCGAGGTCTACACGTATCCGACCACCGGCACCGAGCTGGACAACGTCGCCGACATCCTGCGCCGCGCCCACCTCGAGGACGGTGTGCCCTGGAGCGGGATGGCCGTCCTGGTACGTGCGGGCGCCCGCACGATCCCGACGGTCCGGCGCGCCCTGACCGCCGCCGGCGTCCCCCTCGACATCGACGGCGACGACCTCCCCCTGCGCCACGAACCCGCCGTGGCGCCCCTGCTCACCGCCCTGCGCGCGGTGGCGACCGCCGAGGCCTCCGCCCCGCCGCCGGAAGGCGAGGACGCCGACGCGGCCTCGCGCGCGTGCTGGCTCGACACCGAGACCGCCCTCACCCTCCTCGCCTCCCCGCTGGCCGGCATGGACGCCGCCGACCTGCGCCGCCTCGGACGGGCGCTGCGCGAGGAGGAGCGCGCCGCGGGCGACCCCCTGCCACCGCCCTCCGACGAGCTGCTCACCCGCGCCCTCGCCGAACCGGAGCGGCTGGTCGCCCACGACCCCACGTACGCGCGCGGTGCGCAGCGCCTCGGCGCGCTGCTGGCGACGGCCCGCGAGGGCCTCGCCCGCGGCGGCACGGCCGAGGAGGCCCTGTGGGCGCTGTGGGACGGCACGCCCTGGCCCGGGCGCCTGGAGCGGGCGGCCCGGCGCGGCGGCGCGGCGGGCCGCAACGCCGACCGGGACCTGGACGCCGTGTGCGCCCTGTTCGCCACCGCCGCGCGCGCGGAGGAGCGCACCGGAGGCCGGGGCGCCCTGAACTTCCTGGCCGAGATCGAGGCCGAGGACATCGCCGCCGACACGCTCGCCCGCCGGGCCGTGCGCCCCGACGCCGTACGTCTGATGACCGCCCACCGCGCCAAGGGCCTGGAGTGGAGGCTGGTCGTCGTGGCCGGCGTCCAGGAGGGTCTGTGGCCGGACCTGCGCCGCCGGGGCTCCCTCCTGGAGGCGGACCGCATCGGCCGCGACGGACTCGCCGAGCCGCTCACGCCCGGCGCGCTGCTCGCCGAGGAGCGCCGCCTGTTCTACGTCGCCGCCACGCGCGCGCGGGAGCGGCTCGTCGTCACCGCCGTGAAGGCACCCGCCGACGACGGCGACCAGCCCTCCCGCTTCCTCACCGAACTCGGTGTCGAACCCAAGGACGTCACCGGCCGCCCGCGCCGCCCCCTGGCGGTCGCCGCGCTGGTCGCCGAACTGCGCGCCACGACGGTCGACCCCCGCGCCTCCGCCGTCCTGCGCGAGGCCGCCGCCCGCCGCCTGGCCCGGCTGGCCGCGCTCGCCGACGAGGACGGCAGGCCGCTGGTGCCGGCCGCCCACCCGTACCGCTGGTGGGGCATGTTCGAGCCGACCGAGAGCAAGGTGCCGCTGCGCGACCGCGACCAGCCCGTCGTGCTCTCCGGCAGCGCCCTGGACCAGCTCGCGAACACCTGCGCCCTCCAGTGGTTCCTGGGCCGTGAGGTGAAGGCCGACGCGCCCGCCACCGCCGCGCAGGGCTTCGGCAACGTCGTCCACGTCCTCGCCGACGAGGTCGCCTCCGGGCACACCCCGGCCGATCTCGACGTCCTCATGGAGCGCCTCGACTCCGTGTGGAACGCCCTCGCCTTCGACGCGCCGTGGAAGTCCGCGCAGGAGAAGACCCACGCGCGTGTGGCGCTCGAACGCTTCCTGAAGTGGCATGTGATGGACCGGGCGGGCCGCACGCCCGTCGCCAGCGAGCACGACTTCGACGTCACCCTCGAAGCGGGCGGGTACGAGGTGCGCATCCGCGGCCAGATGGACCGCGTCGAGGCCGACGCCGACGGCCGCGCCTACGTCGTCGACTTCAAGACCGGCAAACACGCGCCGACCGCGCGCGAGGTGGAGCGCCACCCCCAGCTCGCCGTCTACCAGCTGGCCGTCCGTGAGGGCGCCCTCGACGAGGCCTTCGACGGCGTCCGGCCCGCGCCGGGCGGCGCCGAGCTCGTCCAGCTGCGTCAGAGCGCCGCCAAGCGGGACGGCGGCGAGAGCCTGCCCAAGGTGCAGGCGCAGGAGGCCCTCGACGGCGGGTCGGGGGAGTGGGTCGGTGAGCTGCTCGCCACGGCGGCCGGCAAGGTCCTCGACGAGCGGTTCACCCCGACCTCCGGCCAGCAGTGCACCCACTGCGCGTTCCGCGCCTCGTGCAGCGCCCGGCCCGAGGGGCGGCACGTGGTCGAGTGA
- a CDS encoding MGMT family protein, with product MSEQSPPDDARPEYTDELPEYAERVLEVAELIPPGRVMTYGDVAEWLEEGGPRQVGRVMALYGGAVPWWRVVRADGLLLPGHELRALDHYRVEGTPLKQAARAAAGHLPRLDMKRARWDGGERAEGHT from the coding sequence ATGAGCGAGCAGAGCCCTCCGGACGACGCCCGCCCGGAGTACACCGACGAGCTGCCGGAGTACGCCGAGCGGGTCCTCGAGGTCGCGGAGCTGATCCCGCCCGGGCGGGTCATGACGTACGGGGACGTCGCGGAGTGGCTGGAGGAGGGCGGGCCGAGACAGGTCGGCCGGGTGATGGCCCTCTACGGCGGTGCCGTCCCGTGGTGGCGTGTGGTGCGCGCGGACGGCCTGCTCCTCCCGGGGCACGAGTTGCGGGCGCTGGACCACTACCGCGTCGAGGGCACGCCGCTGAAGCAGGCGGCCCGGGCCGCCGCGGGACACCTGCCGCGCCTCGACATGAAGCGGGCGCGGTGGGACGGCGGTGAACGCGCGGAAGGTCACACCTGA